The following proteins come from a genomic window of Rhodoligotrophos sp. CJ14:
- a CDS encoding HD domain-containing protein: MPEIIAGIRVPDSAIARAATQLVRDTEDDLLYNHSRRVYFWGALSGERRGLKYDPELLYLGAMFHDMGLTKAHSSPDLRFEVDGANAARDFMRSYGVPERDIEDVWTAIALHTTPGIPEHMRPTIALVTAGVEMDVLGIAYHDFTSEQREHVCAHHPRETNFKENIIDHFANGIIKKPLTTFGNVKADVLALKDPNYQRMNFCSIILGSAWPT, translated from the coding sequence ATGCCTGAGATCATTGCCGGCATCCGGGTTCCCGACAGCGCCATCGCCCGTGCCGCAACGCAGCTCGTGCGTGATACGGAAGACGACCTGCTCTATAATCACAGCCGGCGCGTTTATTTCTGGGGCGCGCTGAGCGGTGAGCGTCGTGGGCTCAAATATGATCCCGAGCTGCTCTATCTCGGCGCGATGTTCCACGACATGGGATTGACGAAAGCCCATTCGAGCCCTGATCTGCGCTTCGAGGTGGATGGCGCGAACGCGGCGCGTGACTTCATGAGGAGCTACGGGGTCCCCGAACGCGACATCGAGGATGTCTGGACGGCGATCGCGCTGCACACCACGCCCGGCATTCCTGAACATATGCGCCCGACGATCGCGCTGGTGACCGCCGGGGTCGAAATGGATGTGCTCGGAATCGCCTATCACGATTTCACATCTGAGCAGCGCGAGCATGTCTGCGCCCACCATCCGCGCGAGACGAATTTCAAGGAAAACATCATCGATCACTTCGCCAATGGCATCATCAAGAAGCCGCTGACGACCTTCGGCAATGTCAAAGCGGATGTGCTGGCGCTGAAAGACCCCAATTACCAGCGGATGAACTTCTGCTCGATCATCTTGGGCTCAGCCTGGCCGACTTGA